A genomic stretch from Ictalurus punctatus breed USDA103 chromosome 2, Coco_2.0, whole genome shotgun sequence includes:
- the rbbp6 gene encoding E3 ubiquitin-protein ligase RBBP6 isoform X2, translating to MSCVHYKFSSKLNYDTVTFDGLHITVSELKRQIMGREKLKAADCDLQITNAQTKEEYTDDGALIPKNSSVIIRRIPIGGVKAASKTFLIDRSEPSVGSSKAIDDSPSISLAQLSKTANLAEANASEEDKIKAMMSQSNHEYDPIHYTKKPVGPPPPNYTCFRCGKSGHYIRNCPTNGDKSFEAPQRIKKSTGIPRSFMMEVDDPNIKGAMLTNTGTYAIPTIDAEAYAIGKKEKPPFVPQEQSSSSDDEDPVPDELLCLICKDLMADAVVIPCCGNSYCDECIRTTLLESEEHVCPTCNQSDVSPDALIANKFLRQAVNNFRNETGYTKRIRKASAQSSVPTPQPQPRVQRPVQPLKLLNSRQQDPLRAHTPPQNPPAAVAPPPAITPPITVTQQSSATPPEVDASPVAVNSSASPTVALSPPQQPKQDDVVIPKEPETQPTSVIISDSLLPTPVIPKGHHVPVISQPHVHTLPLPIPRSGPLRPGAPRLPAPRPAWDPSSGRGRPLLNDRHPRTLVPPVQPPPVAPNLYPPSLFPPPQHTLPHLPGVVPPQFPMQFPQGQQLPPPFNMPPPGYPPAPTNVPSPWVPPGTQPPLTNPPVPPIPAAHLLSKEEFYRQQRRLKEEEKSKLEEFTNDFAKELLEYRKIQKERRRSYSRSKSPYRSSYSGSSYSYSKSRSRSRSPRSYSRSISRSRSRSRSRSRSRSRSRSYSPYSRRGRGRSRSYRSRSRTPPYHRSRTRSPSYRGRDGGGVSGGVYRSRSRSPIYRAQSPGKKLPPASQVEDRKYGGRYREIPPYDAKAYYGRVLDQSDPYERERYREWEREYREWYEKYFKNYEGPQGGQIRGRGPGGRDPYSPERFPPHRPRDNSPYGRGRREDYPPHGIPPRNRPLTYQERCAEKYGHLHVNNMAVGRGINKESLKPTKEREPTTSTAVDSKGLKHKKHRKKRKGEEGDMFSHSDSMEESKKDERKGDSMLMNSSRDDATPVRDEPMDSASVPYKSASDKEKKDKTKNKTEKVKRKTESGTQKKEAPAKSTKPAREKDADSGRERVVPTEPAIKRIKEEPPQKTDGSKPHTSEKLMLPRKLAQSRPVKQHQEQKAVKDEPKDKKEPVKDSTKVEKPPAKDGKPKLEKPIKADEKPVSKASEMKGEKRKRKEEKPLVKESEFMPNKSPRVEVAEIANVSPKPKPKVENEKPMQKEKPAIPSLMDIKPEPVRKIKLNREIGKRIVSTERLSSEESGAVKNKLDQKSKVKLRRQGHGTDRSGSTLVDYTSTSSTGGSPIKRHEEKPDLKKTVVKTLEEYTNDSSTPAEDEIVMIQVPRSKWEKEDFESEEDESKVTNASSGNGNASTANTAALATSLSSDKETSKTLHDFNDVQPEAKPSKDLSSDKEKDTDWERERDRGKERDRSNSDRDASDRKKPGTLNQDRERVQEKGSDHGSERSSSSQSSRDRQSDRTASTSRKPSSRENNSSLGDKKQDNRSSTKDHTDFRQRDTKSREQLRKKDSPSPPSKMPTDTTKRVPIASQESRMSEYSPSAERKVLSRESKRASSEDSKADKAVHREGTRHSDNRIAKDKEQHKVNQSTTLIEPRSDAERSDARIKPPSTRSMRLSSDLTRETDEAAFVPDYSESDSDASDPDNKAEPKEKGQESSVSPVHSRSASPTGSHANSSSPSSPGSQDSKKKKKDKKDKKEKKKHKKHKKHKKHKKHIGNESESDAKGQKHKHKKKKSKKNKDKDKEEKDKDKEEKDNRTKDGQNEAPV from the exons atTGATGATTCTCCCTCCATTTCTCTGGCCCAGCTCTCTAAG ACGGCGAATCTTGCAGAGGCGAACGCCTCGGAAGAAGACAAAATCAAAGCAATGATGTCACAGTCCAATCACGAATACGACCCCATTCA TTACACAAAGAAGCCGGTGggtcctcctcctccaaattaCACCTGCTTTCGCTGTGGGAAAAGTGGACACTACATCCGAAACTGCCCGACCAATGGG GATAAAAGTTTTGAGGCGCCTCAGCGGATAAAAAAGAGCACAGGGATTCCTCGCAGCTTCATGATGGAAGTGGACGATCCAAATATTAAAGGCGCCATGCTAACCAACACTGGCACTTATGCCATTCCCACCATTGACGC TGAAGCTTATGCAATTGGAAAGAAGGAGAAGCCACCCTTTGTCCCTCAGGAACAGTCATCCTCCTCTGATGATGAAGATCCTGTTCCAGATGAGCTGCTCTGTCTGATCTGTAAAGACCTCATGGCTGATGCCGTTGTGATTCCCTGCTGCGGAAACAGTTACTGTGATGAAT GTATTCGAACAACTTTGTTGGAGTCAGAGGAACACGTTTGTCCCACCTGCAACCAGTCTGATGTTTCACCTGATGCTTTAATTGCCAACAAATTCCTACGTCAA GCTGTGAACAACTTCAGGAATGAAACCGGCTACACCAAGAGAATTCGCAAAGCTTCTGCTCAGAGTTCTGTCCCCACACCCCAGCCTCAACCCCGCGTCCAGCGCCCTGTTCAGCCCCTCAAACTTCTAAATTCCCGCCAGCAGGATCCGCTACGCGCTCACACGCCACCCCAGAACCCACCTGCTGCCGTAGCCCCACCCCCTGCCATTACGCCACCCATTACTGTCACTCAGCAGTCTTCAGCGACGCCTCCTGAGGTTGATGCTTCACCTGTGGCCGTGAACAGTAGTGCCTCCCCCACAGTGGCTCTTTCTCCACCACAGCAGCCCAAGCAAGATGATGTTGTCATACCTAA agAGCCAGAAACACAGCCAACATCTGTGATAATATCTGACAGTCTGCTTCCTACTCCAGTTATACCAAAA GGGCACCACGTTCCAGTGATCAGCcagccacatgtgcacacacTTCCTCTCCCCATTCCCAGATCAG GACCGTTGAGGCCTGGCGCCCCAAGACTGCCAGCACCCCGGCCTGCATGGGATCC GTCCTCAGGCCGAGGCCGGCCCCTCCTTAATGATCGGCACCCAAGGACACTAGTTCCTCCAGTCCAACCTCCTCCTGTTGCTCCAAACCTTTACCCTCCCTCTCTGTTCCCTCCCCCTCAGCATACTTTGCCCCACCTGCCTGGTGTTGTGCCTCCACAGTTCCCAATGCAGTTCCCTCAGGGGCAACAACTCCCCCCCCCTTTCAACATGCCTCCCCCAGGTTACCCTCCTGCCCCAACAAATGTACCCAGTCCCTGGGTTCCGCCAGGTACTCAGCCCCCACTCACAAACCCTCCAGTACCCCCAATACCAGCAGCACACTTACTGTCCAAGGAGGAGTTCTATAGACAGCAGCGTCGACTGAAGGAAGA GGAGAAGTCCAAACTTGAAGAGTTTACCAATGACTTTGCCAAAGAGTTGTTGGAGTACAGAAAGATCCAGAAGGAGAGGAGGCGGTCCTATTCCAG GTCAAAGTCTCCATATCGATCCTCCTACAGTGGCTCATCCTACTCTTACTCAAAGTCCAGATCCCGTTCTCGATCTCCACGTTCTTATTCACGCTCCATATCACGATCTCGCTCTAGATCGCGTTCCCGTTCTCGTTCCCGATCCCGTTCTCGTTCCTACTCTCCATACTCCCGAAGAGGCAGAGGTCGTAGCCGCAGTTATCGTTCTAGATCAcgcacacccccataccatcgcTCCCGAACACGCTCTCCTTCCTATAGAGGGCGGGATGGAGGAGGAGTAAGTGGAGGTGTCTATCGATCTCGCTCTAGGTCACCAATCTATAGGGCCCAAAGTCCTGGCAAGAAACTGCCTCCAGCTTCTCAGGTAGAGGACCGCAAATATGGCGGAAGGTACAGAGAGATTCCTCCATATGATGCCAAAGCTTACTATGGCCGAGTGCTTGATCAAAGCGATCCTTATGAAAGGGAACGGTATCgcgagtgggagagagagtacagagagtGGTATGAGAAGTATTTCAAGAATTACGAGGGGCCACAAGGTGGTCAGATCAGAGGCCGTGGTCCAGGTGGACGAGATCCATATTCTCCAGAGCGTTTCCCACCTCACAGACCTAGAGACAACTCGCCGTATGGCAGGGGTCGCCGGGAGGACTATCCACCCCATGGCATCCCACCAAGAAATCGTCCATTGACTTATCAGGAAAGGTGTGCAGAAAAGTACGGCCATCTTCATGTCAACAATATGGCAGTTGGAAGAGGGATAAACAAAGAAAGCCTGAAACCCACCAAAGAGCGAGAGCCAACCACAAGCACTGCTGTGGACTCTAAGGGCCTGAAACACAAGAAACataggaaaaaaaggaaaggggaGGAGGGAGACATGTTTAGCCATTCTGACTCAATGGAAGAATCTAAGAAAGATGAACGTAAGGGAGACTCGATGCTGATGAACTCGAGTCGTGATGATGCCACACCAGTCAGGGATGAGCCCATGGATAGTGCCTCTGTGCCCTACAAGAGTGCTTCAGAcaaggagaaaaaagataaaaccAAAAACAAGACCGAAAAAGTTAAACGCAAGACTGAGAGTGGTACACAAAAGAAAGAAGCTCCGGCAAAAAGCACCAAGCCTGCCAGAGAAAAGGATGCAGATTCAGGGCGGGAAAGAGTTGTTCCCACTGAACCAGCCATTAAAAGGATCAAAGAAGAGCCTCCTCAGAAGACTGATGGAAGTAAACCACATACTTCTGAGAAACTCATGCTTCCTCGCAAATTGGCCCAATCTAGACCGGTCAAACAACACCAAGAGCAAAAAGCAGTCAAAGATGAACCTAAAGATAAAAAAGAACCAGTCAAAGACTCTACAAAAGTTGAGAAACCTCCTGCTAAAGATGGAAAGCCCAAGTTGGAAAAGCCCATCAAAGCTGATGAGAAACCTGTCAGCAAAGCAAGTGagatgaagggggaaaaaaggaaacgAAAAGAGGAAAAGCCACTTGTGAAGGAGTCAGAGTTTATGCCCAACAAATCTCCAAGGGTGGAAGTTGCTGAGATTGCCAACGTCTCGCCCAAGCCCAAGCCGAAGGTGGAGAATGAGAAGCCGATGCAGAAGGAGAAGCCTGCCATTCCTTCTCTGATGGATATTAAACCTGAACCTGTTAGAAAGATCAAACTCAATCGTGAGATTGGAAAGAGGATTGTGAGTACTGAGCGGCTTTCTTCAGAAGAATCTGGTGCTGTAAAGAACAAACTAGACCAGAAGTCAAAGGTCAAGCTACGACGACAGGGGCATGGCACAGACCGATCTGGATCCACATTGGTTGATTACACCAG CACCAGCTCGACTGGCGGTAGTCCCATCAAAAGGCATGAGGAGAAACCAGACCTGAAGAAGACTGTAGTGAAAACGCTGGAGGAATACACCAATGATAGCTCAACACCTGCTGAGGATGAAATAGTCATGATCCAGGTACCTCGCTCCAAATGGGAGAAGGAAGACTTTGAATCTGAGGAAGATGAATCCAAGGTCACGAATGCCTcttctggaaatggaaatgcttCCACTGCTAATACGGCTGCTCTTGCTACTTCACTATCTAGCGACAAGGAGACTAGTAAAACACTCCATGACTTTAATGATGTTCAACCTGAGGCTAAACCTTCCAAGGATCTGTCAAGTGATAAGGAGAAAGACACTGATTGGGAAAGGGAGCGTGATAGAGGCAAAGAACGAGACAGAAGCAACTCTGATCGTGATGCCTCAGACAGAAAGAAACCTGGTACGTTAAATCAGGACCGGGAGCGAGTACAGGAGAAAGGAAGTGACCATGGAAGCGAGAGAAGCTCCTCATCTCAATCTtccagagacagacagagtgatagGACTGCATCAACATCCAGGAAGCCATCAAGTAGGGAAAACAATTCAAGTCTTGGTGACAAGAAACAGGACAACCGCAGCAGCACAAAAGACCACACAGATTTTCGTCAGAGAGACACGAAATCAAGAGAACAGCTCAGGAAGAAAGACTCACCATCTCCACCTTCAAAAATGCCAACAGACACCACTAAAAGGGTGCCTATTGCTTCCCAGGAGTCCAGGATGTCTGAATATAGTCCTTCTGCAGAGAGGAAAGTATTGTCTCGGGAGTCCAAAAGGGCTTCCTCTGAGGACTCTAAAGCAGACAAGGCAGTACACAGAGAAGGAACAAGGCACTCTGATAATCGGATCGCAAAGGACAAGGAGCAACACAAAGTGAACCAAAGCACCACATTGATAGAGCCCAGGAGTGACGCTGAGAGAAGTGATGCTCGAATAAAGCCTCCTTCCACCCGTTCCATGCGTTTGTCCTCAGACTTGACACGGGAGACAGATGAGGCTGCCTTTGTCCCAGACTACAGCGAGAGTGACAGCGACGCATCAGATCCAGATAACAAGGCGGAGCCAAAGGAAAAGGGACAGGAAAGCAGTGTAAGTCCTGTCCACAGTAGGAGTGCAAGCCCCACTGGAAGTCATGCTAACAGCAGCAGCCCAAGCTCACCAGGTAGTCAGGACagcaagaaaaagaagaaagataaGAAGgataagaaggagaagaagaagcacaaaaagcacaagaaacacaaaaaacacaagaaGCATATAGGCAACGAATCGGAGTCTGATGCCAAGGGACAAAAACACAAgcataagaaaaagaaatcaaaaaagAATAAGGACAAAGACAAGGAGGAGAAAGACAAAGATAAAGAGGAGAAAGACAACAGGACGAAGGATGGACAAAACGAAGCACCTGTTTAA
- the rbbp6 gene encoding E3 ubiquitin-protein ligase RBBP6 isoform X1, with protein MSCVHYKFSSKLNYDTVTFDGLHITVSELKRQIMGREKLKAADCDLQITNAQTKEEYTDDGALIPKNSSVIIRRIPIGGVKAASKTFLIDRSEPSVGSSKAIDDSPSISLAQLSKTANLAEANASEEDKIKAMMSQSNHEYDPIHYTKKPVGPPPPNYTCFRCGKSGHYIRNCPTNGQDKSFEAPQRIKKSTGIPRSFMMEVDDPNIKGAMLTNTGTYAIPTIDAEAYAIGKKEKPPFVPQEQSSSSDDEDPVPDELLCLICKDLMADAVVIPCCGNSYCDECIRTTLLESEEHVCPTCNQSDVSPDALIANKFLRQAVNNFRNETGYTKRIRKASAQSSVPTPQPQPRVQRPVQPLKLLNSRQQDPLRAHTPPQNPPAAVAPPPAITPPITVTQQSSATPPEVDASPVAVNSSASPTVALSPPQQPKQDDVVIPKEPETQPTSVIISDSLLPTPVIPKGHHVPVISQPHVHTLPLPIPRSGPLRPGAPRLPAPRPAWDPSSGRGRPLLNDRHPRTLVPPVQPPPVAPNLYPPSLFPPPQHTLPHLPGVVPPQFPMQFPQGQQLPPPFNMPPPGYPPAPTNVPSPWVPPGTQPPLTNPPVPPIPAAHLLSKEEFYRQQRRLKEEEKSKLEEFTNDFAKELLEYRKIQKERRRSYSRSKSPYRSSYSGSSYSYSKSRSRSRSPRSYSRSISRSRSRSRSRSRSRSRSRSYSPYSRRGRGRSRSYRSRSRTPPYHRSRTRSPSYRGRDGGGVSGGVYRSRSRSPIYRAQSPGKKLPPASQVEDRKYGGRYREIPPYDAKAYYGRVLDQSDPYERERYREWEREYREWYEKYFKNYEGPQGGQIRGRGPGGRDPYSPERFPPHRPRDNSPYGRGRREDYPPHGIPPRNRPLTYQERCAEKYGHLHVNNMAVGRGINKESLKPTKEREPTTSTAVDSKGLKHKKHRKKRKGEEGDMFSHSDSMEESKKDERKGDSMLMNSSRDDATPVRDEPMDSASVPYKSASDKEKKDKTKNKTEKVKRKTESGTQKKEAPAKSTKPAREKDADSGRERVVPTEPAIKRIKEEPPQKTDGSKPHTSEKLMLPRKLAQSRPVKQHQEQKAVKDEPKDKKEPVKDSTKVEKPPAKDGKPKLEKPIKADEKPVSKASEMKGEKRKRKEEKPLVKESEFMPNKSPRVEVAEIANVSPKPKPKVENEKPMQKEKPAIPSLMDIKPEPVRKIKLNREIGKRIVSTERLSSEESGAVKNKLDQKSKVKLRRQGHGTDRSGSTLVDYTSTSSTGGSPIKRHEEKPDLKKTVVKTLEEYTNDSSTPAEDEIVMIQVPRSKWEKEDFESEEDESKVTNASSGNGNASTANTAALATSLSSDKETSKTLHDFNDVQPEAKPSKDLSSDKEKDTDWERERDRGKERDRSNSDRDASDRKKPGTLNQDRERVQEKGSDHGSERSSSSQSSRDRQSDRTASTSRKPSSRENNSSLGDKKQDNRSSTKDHTDFRQRDTKSREQLRKKDSPSPPSKMPTDTTKRVPIASQESRMSEYSPSAERKVLSRESKRASSEDSKADKAVHREGTRHSDNRIAKDKEQHKVNQSTTLIEPRSDAERSDARIKPPSTRSMRLSSDLTRETDEAAFVPDYSESDSDASDPDNKAEPKEKGQESSVSPVHSRSASPTGSHANSSSPSSPGSQDSKKKKKDKKDKKEKKKHKKHKKHKKHKKHIGNESESDAKGQKHKHKKKKSKKNKDKDKEEKDKDKEEKDNRTKDGQNEAPV; from the exons atTGATGATTCTCCCTCCATTTCTCTGGCCCAGCTCTCTAAG ACGGCGAATCTTGCAGAGGCGAACGCCTCGGAAGAAGACAAAATCAAAGCAATGATGTCACAGTCCAATCACGAATACGACCCCATTCA TTACACAAAGAAGCCGGTGggtcctcctcctccaaattaCACCTGCTTTCGCTGTGGGAAAAGTGGACACTACATCCGAAACTGCCCGACCAATGGG CAGGATAAAAGTTTTGAGGCGCCTCAGCGGATAAAAAAGAGCACAGGGATTCCTCGCAGCTTCATGATGGAAGTGGACGATCCAAATATTAAAGGCGCCATGCTAACCAACACTGGCACTTATGCCATTCCCACCATTGACGC TGAAGCTTATGCAATTGGAAAGAAGGAGAAGCCACCCTTTGTCCCTCAGGAACAGTCATCCTCCTCTGATGATGAAGATCCTGTTCCAGATGAGCTGCTCTGTCTGATCTGTAAAGACCTCATGGCTGATGCCGTTGTGATTCCCTGCTGCGGAAACAGTTACTGTGATGAAT GTATTCGAACAACTTTGTTGGAGTCAGAGGAACACGTTTGTCCCACCTGCAACCAGTCTGATGTTTCACCTGATGCTTTAATTGCCAACAAATTCCTACGTCAA GCTGTGAACAACTTCAGGAATGAAACCGGCTACACCAAGAGAATTCGCAAAGCTTCTGCTCAGAGTTCTGTCCCCACACCCCAGCCTCAACCCCGCGTCCAGCGCCCTGTTCAGCCCCTCAAACTTCTAAATTCCCGCCAGCAGGATCCGCTACGCGCTCACACGCCACCCCAGAACCCACCTGCTGCCGTAGCCCCACCCCCTGCCATTACGCCACCCATTACTGTCACTCAGCAGTCTTCAGCGACGCCTCCTGAGGTTGATGCTTCACCTGTGGCCGTGAACAGTAGTGCCTCCCCCACAGTGGCTCTTTCTCCACCACAGCAGCCCAAGCAAGATGATGTTGTCATACCTAA agAGCCAGAAACACAGCCAACATCTGTGATAATATCTGACAGTCTGCTTCCTACTCCAGTTATACCAAAA GGGCACCACGTTCCAGTGATCAGCcagccacatgtgcacacacTTCCTCTCCCCATTCCCAGATCAG GACCGTTGAGGCCTGGCGCCCCAAGACTGCCAGCACCCCGGCCTGCATGGGATCC GTCCTCAGGCCGAGGCCGGCCCCTCCTTAATGATCGGCACCCAAGGACACTAGTTCCTCCAGTCCAACCTCCTCCTGTTGCTCCAAACCTTTACCCTCCCTCTCTGTTCCCTCCCCCTCAGCATACTTTGCCCCACCTGCCTGGTGTTGTGCCTCCACAGTTCCCAATGCAGTTCCCTCAGGGGCAACAACTCCCCCCCCCTTTCAACATGCCTCCCCCAGGTTACCCTCCTGCCCCAACAAATGTACCCAGTCCCTGGGTTCCGCCAGGTACTCAGCCCCCACTCACAAACCCTCCAGTACCCCCAATACCAGCAGCACACTTACTGTCCAAGGAGGAGTTCTATAGACAGCAGCGTCGACTGAAGGAAGA GGAGAAGTCCAAACTTGAAGAGTTTACCAATGACTTTGCCAAAGAGTTGTTGGAGTACAGAAAGATCCAGAAGGAGAGGAGGCGGTCCTATTCCAG GTCAAAGTCTCCATATCGATCCTCCTACAGTGGCTCATCCTACTCTTACTCAAAGTCCAGATCCCGTTCTCGATCTCCACGTTCTTATTCACGCTCCATATCACGATCTCGCTCTAGATCGCGTTCCCGTTCTCGTTCCCGATCCCGTTCTCGTTCCTACTCTCCATACTCCCGAAGAGGCAGAGGTCGTAGCCGCAGTTATCGTTCTAGATCAcgcacacccccataccatcgcTCCCGAACACGCTCTCCTTCCTATAGAGGGCGGGATGGAGGAGGAGTAAGTGGAGGTGTCTATCGATCTCGCTCTAGGTCACCAATCTATAGGGCCCAAAGTCCTGGCAAGAAACTGCCTCCAGCTTCTCAGGTAGAGGACCGCAAATATGGCGGAAGGTACAGAGAGATTCCTCCATATGATGCCAAAGCTTACTATGGCCGAGTGCTTGATCAAAGCGATCCTTATGAAAGGGAACGGTATCgcgagtgggagagagagtacagagagtGGTATGAGAAGTATTTCAAGAATTACGAGGGGCCACAAGGTGGTCAGATCAGAGGCCGTGGTCCAGGTGGACGAGATCCATATTCTCCAGAGCGTTTCCCACCTCACAGACCTAGAGACAACTCGCCGTATGGCAGGGGTCGCCGGGAGGACTATCCACCCCATGGCATCCCACCAAGAAATCGTCCATTGACTTATCAGGAAAGGTGTGCAGAAAAGTACGGCCATCTTCATGTCAACAATATGGCAGTTGGAAGAGGGATAAACAAAGAAAGCCTGAAACCCACCAAAGAGCGAGAGCCAACCACAAGCACTGCTGTGGACTCTAAGGGCCTGAAACACAAGAAACataggaaaaaaaggaaaggggaGGAGGGAGACATGTTTAGCCATTCTGACTCAATGGAAGAATCTAAGAAAGATGAACGTAAGGGAGACTCGATGCTGATGAACTCGAGTCGTGATGATGCCACACCAGTCAGGGATGAGCCCATGGATAGTGCCTCTGTGCCCTACAAGAGTGCTTCAGAcaaggagaaaaaagataaaaccAAAAACAAGACCGAAAAAGTTAAACGCAAGACTGAGAGTGGTACACAAAAGAAAGAAGCTCCGGCAAAAAGCACCAAGCCTGCCAGAGAAAAGGATGCAGATTCAGGGCGGGAAAGAGTTGTTCCCACTGAACCAGCCATTAAAAGGATCAAAGAAGAGCCTCCTCAGAAGACTGATGGAAGTAAACCACATACTTCTGAGAAACTCATGCTTCCTCGCAAATTGGCCCAATCTAGACCGGTCAAACAACACCAAGAGCAAAAAGCAGTCAAAGATGAACCTAAAGATAAAAAAGAACCAGTCAAAGACTCTACAAAAGTTGAGAAACCTCCTGCTAAAGATGGAAAGCCCAAGTTGGAAAAGCCCATCAAAGCTGATGAGAAACCTGTCAGCAAAGCAAGTGagatgaagggggaaaaaaggaaacgAAAAGAGGAAAAGCCACTTGTGAAGGAGTCAGAGTTTATGCCCAACAAATCTCCAAGGGTGGAAGTTGCTGAGATTGCCAACGTCTCGCCCAAGCCCAAGCCGAAGGTGGAGAATGAGAAGCCGATGCAGAAGGAGAAGCCTGCCATTCCTTCTCTGATGGATATTAAACCTGAACCTGTTAGAAAGATCAAACTCAATCGTGAGATTGGAAAGAGGATTGTGAGTACTGAGCGGCTTTCTTCAGAAGAATCTGGTGCTGTAAAGAACAAACTAGACCAGAAGTCAAAGGTCAAGCTACGACGACAGGGGCATGGCACAGACCGATCTGGATCCACATTGGTTGATTACACCAG CACCAGCTCGACTGGCGGTAGTCCCATCAAAAGGCATGAGGAGAAACCAGACCTGAAGAAGACTGTAGTGAAAACGCTGGAGGAATACACCAATGATAGCTCAACACCTGCTGAGGATGAAATAGTCATGATCCAGGTACCTCGCTCCAAATGGGAGAAGGAAGACTTTGAATCTGAGGAAGATGAATCCAAGGTCACGAATGCCTcttctggaaatggaaatgcttCCACTGCTAATACGGCTGCTCTTGCTACTTCACTATCTAGCGACAAGGAGACTAGTAAAACACTCCATGACTTTAATGATGTTCAACCTGAGGCTAAACCTTCCAAGGATCTGTCAAGTGATAAGGAGAAAGACACTGATTGGGAAAGGGAGCGTGATAGAGGCAAAGAACGAGACAGAAGCAACTCTGATCGTGATGCCTCAGACAGAAAGAAACCTGGTACGTTAAATCAGGACCGGGAGCGAGTACAGGAGAAAGGAAGTGACCATGGAAGCGAGAGAAGCTCCTCATCTCAATCTtccagagacagacagagtgatagGACTGCATCAACATCCAGGAAGCCATCAAGTAGGGAAAACAATTCAAGTCTTGGTGACAAGAAACAGGACAACCGCAGCAGCACAAAAGACCACACAGATTTTCGTCAGAGAGACACGAAATCAAGAGAACAGCTCAGGAAGAAAGACTCACCATCTCCACCTTCAAAAATGCCAACAGACACCACTAAAAGGGTGCCTATTGCTTCCCAGGAGTCCAGGATGTCTGAATATAGTCCTTCTGCAGAGAGGAAAGTATTGTCTCGGGAGTCCAAAAGGGCTTCCTCTGAGGACTCTAAAGCAGACAAGGCAGTACACAGAGAAGGAACAAGGCACTCTGATAATCGGATCGCAAAGGACAAGGAGCAACACAAAGTGAACCAAAGCACCACATTGATAGAGCCCAGGAGTGACGCTGAGAGAAGTGATGCTCGAATAAAGCCTCCTTCCACCCGTTCCATGCGTTTGTCCTCAGACTTGACACGGGAGACAGATGAGGCTGCCTTTGTCCCAGACTACAGCGAGAGTGACAGCGACGCATCAGATCCAGATAACAAGGCGGAGCCAAAGGAAAAGGGACAGGAAAGCAGTGTAAGTCCTGTCCACAGTAGGAGTGCAAGCCCCACTGGAAGTCATGCTAACAGCAGCAGCCCAAGCTCACCAGGTAGTCAGGACagcaagaaaaagaagaaagataaGAAGgataagaaggagaagaagaagcacaaaaagcacaagaaacacaaaaaacacaagaaGCATATAGGCAACGAATCGGAGTCTGATGCCAAGGGACAAAAACACAAgcataagaaaaagaaatcaaaaaagAATAAGGACAAAGACAAGGAGGAGAAAGACAAAGATAAAGAGGAGAAAGACAACAGGACGAAGGATGGACAAAACGAAGCACCTGTTTAA